The genomic window GTGATTCCAGGAGGTATAGTCAGGGACCAGCTCTTCCCCAGGGTTTCTGAAGCTTGGGAGACTGTAGGGgctgagctcagggtcatggcCACAGTCTGGACTAGGCCCAGTGTCAGTGGCAGAACCAGGGCCAGAATCAGGACCAGTGCCTTGACCAGAGTCACAGCCAGGGCCAGAGCCATGGCTAGGACCAGCACTGGAGCCAGGAACAGGGACGGGACTAGAGCTAAGGTCATTTGTAGTACAGGGATCCTGGCTGAAACGGGAAACACAGACAGGCTCAAAGCCAAGTCTCCTCCAGCCTATCTTGTGAGTAAAGCTGGCTCCAGTGCAGGGCTCCCCAGGAGGACGGAGAACGCTCGGCTCAGAGCGGCACTGTGGGGTCTTCGTGGAGAACGCAGCAGTTTTGGCGGTGGTTGCGGCGGTAGCTGCAGCAGTTGTGGCTGCCAGGGCCGACCTAGGATTGCCATCTGAAGGCAACAGTTCTGAAGTGGACCCGAGCCCTTCAGCGCCAGGCTGTACGGCTAAAGATCTAAAAGAAAGCGAATGCATCACAGTTGTCAAAAGCGCAGCACGGTAAGTCCCCTGACCTTCCTTGCCCCCTTATACCTGCAGCCAAAGCTGCAGCTCTCACCGAGACCGCGATTGCCGCCGGGTAGACTCCAGGACCTCCATCTCCCGGCACTAGCCACCGTGTTGCCATAGAGACGACAAACAATTCCAGGAGCCTGCGCAGAACGCGAGTTGGGCGTaaggggctgggtgggggtggaggcaaaTTCTCTGCGGGGCGGAAGTCTTCAACCTGCCGCTTTCTGGAAGTTTGCTTTCCGTCCAGACTCTGTTCCGCCTCAGCCCAGCTGTTAAAGTTCCGCTCTCCTGGGACCTCTACATTGAAGCATGATTCTTTTGAGACTTTCTACGGTGGTTCTTAGTGTTGGACACAAGGCCAGGGCTGTGATATCAGACAAAAGCATACTTGGTGTGCTGGTGTAGGGGCAACAGTAACCTCCTCTTAGTTCATTCTCAAAAGTTgaaggattctttttaaaatgtttaagactGAAAACACATCaaacaactcaaaaacaaaatggtGAGACACAGGGATCAGTCAAAGGGTAGCAGTTTTTTGGTGTGATTACTTCTCCTTCAGTAAAGGGCCTACACATTAACCAtcctcctcccaggccctcctTAGAACTTGGCTTGGCATCTAAATGAGAGTCAGGATTGAGCAAGCCTCACTCCTAGGTTTCAGTCTCTTTCAACTCACACAGGCTTATTGCTTGTGTTACTTTTCTAGCTTGACCCAGGTAGACCATTAGTCATGAAGACTCACAGATCTATAGGCAAATGCTTCTTTAACTATAGGATGGGCCTCATTAATGTCTCTCATTCAGACCATAGTCAAGAGGGgtcattaactttttaattttttaaaaaagatttatttgacagaaagagagcctGTGGGCATACaggtaggcagagtggcaggcagagggagggggagaaacagggtccctgctgaggcttgatcccaggatctgagctgaagccagacacttaaccaactgagccacccaggtgccctcagatcatgatctttaatcagttttctttcctatttgtggtataaatctttatatatttaattatctataacatgcatattatatataattattatatatttaagacaGTGATCCAAAATCAAGGGAGAGCAAGTTTATTAGCATCATAGGGTCCCTTTCCCCCCACATTCCAAGCATCAAGTTCTGGGGATCGAGGTCAGTTGGTCGGTTCAACCTGGAGGCCACTGGAGCTGTCGGCCCCCAAGTACGTGAATATGCAGATGATACACAGACTGTGCGCCCATCTTTCCATCGTTGATCACTGAAATAAGAGCTTCAGGTTAGAGGGTCAGGATCATGGAAAAGGTCAAAGATTAAAGATTACATTGAGGGACAGGTATGAGAATTTATAGCTCAAGGCCAAAAGTCACTCACCAAGTCGGTATCCATCTCCTAGGCCTTCAGCCTTTGCTGTCTTTTTGGCCACAAGGAGAAGGTGTCCTAGAAGCTACAGGGAAAGGGGAGGTAGACAGGTGGCTTCCTTCACAGGGAGCAAAACCTCTGTGTccagggctccccacccccacaagccAAACCTTGGCCCTGCTCTTCCCACCTGCTGGTCTTCTTCTTCAGCCTGGCTAATCCGAGGAATGGGCTTCTTAGGAATGACCAGGAAGTGCACAGGAGCCTGAGGGGCCACATCACGGAATACGAGACACTGGAAGCAGTGACAGGCCAGAGGCCACTATGTTACTTCAACAGGCTGATGGCAGTTGAGACATTCCTAAGGGGACAGGGCCTCAGGGCACCCCACCTGCTGGTCCTCATAGAGAATGTCAGCTGGGAGGCTTCGATCCAGGATCCGGGAGAAGATAGTTGGGGCTGCTCCCCTAGGAGCTGCCTGCTGGGCCTTGGTCACTTCGCTTCCGTCAGTCACAGACCCAGCTGCTCGGACCTGAAGGTGGGTCAGACATACTCAAGGGAGGAAGCCAAGAATATGTCTTCCATATAGTAAGTTGCGGCTGGCAGAGGCTGGGCTCTGTTAGTCATTAACTTCATCCTTCTAAGAACTGCTTAGTGGTTCCCATACAAAGGAAAATTTCCATTTCAGAGTCTCAGCAGCAAAGAGTCGGGTCAGTTAAAGGCTGTATTACAATGCAGGGTTTGACAGCGCCATTGATTCCTGCTCCTAATGTGTCTAGTAAACTTAGTGACTGTTCAAGGTAAAGGCCATAGGATGAGAACTGCAAACTTAGGTCCCAATTCTTTTACCACCGAATTACCTTAGATAAATCCCTCCTCTTTGCTTCAAATATAAAAGGGAGTGGTTTGCATCATCTTTTAAGATGACTGGAGCTCTTTCCATTTACTCACACCTTACTATCCACTCATTCCTTGTCTGATCTTTAAGCTatgttagccttttttttttttttaagagttcatctatttattcataagagacacatggagagagaggcagagacacaggcagagggagaagcaggctccctgcagggagtccaatgcaggactggatcccaggaccccaggatcacgacctgagcagaaggcagacactcaaccactgtgccactcacCTGTCCCTATGTTAGCCGTTTTATTCAGGTTTTCATACAATTGCCCTGTTGGACACAAGCACATCTAGGTGTCACATCTGACCTCTTACTGTGGATTTTAACTCCAGTCCCTTTAGTCAGTGAAGGGAAGAATTAAGTGAACTCAGTAACCCCAGCGCTAGTTTTCCAGGGGCTCAGAGAAGGCTGACGTACTGTCGCGCTGTGGGAGAGAGAGTTGGGATGAACTTGAGTCCTCTCTCTGGCAAGTGGGGGAAGATGAGAGGTTAACActcaatggggatccctggatggctcagcggtttggcgcctgccttcggcccaggatggagtcccacatcgggctccctgcatggagcctgcttctccctctgcctgtgtctctgcctcgctctctctctctctgtgtctctcatgaataaagaaacaaaatctttaaaaaacaaaacgctCACAAGGCTGGGAGCCTGCCGGGGGCCAGTCTCTGGCTCGGAGAAGACAAACCTCACAACCCTCACTTCCTGCAGGGGGCGCTGAGGAGGCTGGGTGAGCTTCAGGTAGGCTTAGAAGGCTGCAGCCAAGGCCTGGCCCTGTGGCGACCTCGGCGCCGAGCCCGCACAGGCCGTGGCCGCCGCCGCCCACCAGCCCGACCTCACGCCACAGCCCCGCACCTTGCGCGGCTGGAGGCGCGGCGCTCGCGGCCCCGCGCTCGGGCCCCGTCCTCGCGAGGGCGCGCGCCGGCGTCTGGGGGAGGAACGCCGACCCCCCCTCCGGGGACGCCGACCGAGCCCGCGGGACGCCCTCGGCGCGTCCACGGCCGCTTCTCACCTgtgccccccgcggccccgccaccgccaccacccTGCGCGCCACGCGCAGCCCGGCGGCCACCGCCAGGGCCGCCGCCATCTTGCCCTCAGCCGCCGAACCTCTCCCCGGGCCCGCACGCCGGACCGACGTGGGGCGCCGCCGCCGAGGCGGCGAGCGGCAGACATTGGCTCCGCGGGCGGCCGCGAGCGAGCCCCGTCGTCCCATTGGCCGCGCTCCCCGCTTGCCGCCCTTCGGCCCAGAGGGTGGCGCCGTTCGCTCCGCGGGCTCCGCCGCCACCACCTGGAGGCCGAATCTTTTCGTCCCATTGGCTTCTGCCGGCCGGAGGGCGAGTTTTCCACGCCGTTAGCTTCGACTTTTGGTCAGAGTGAAAGTTCCTCCGCCATTGCCCCCCCAGGTCGTCTCGCCCGGAGAGTGGCTCTCTCCATTGGTAGGACTAGGAGACCGAAGGTCGCAGACCCTCTCCCCGCACTGGCCGGGAGGAGGGCGAGTGCTGCGGGCGCTCCGCTGGccccgggagccgccgccgcccctgGGCGCCGAGGCCCGGCAGGCCCGGCAGAAGCGGCGGGGCGACGCCAGGCGGGTGGCCGGGACGGGGTCCTGCCCCTCACGGGTGGGGAAGGTGCCCACCCAGCTTCTTCCCTACAAGGGCATTTCAGCTCTTTGAGCAGTTcagagatttttaatttactcatcGAACGGCACCCATTCCTTTACGTTCTCGCGTACCTACTCCAAGATGGAAGATCTGCAGTTTGTTTTCAGGGCGttcccacccccccttttttttaacgaggggcggggggggggtggcgggagTGTCTTGTCTTTGCCCCACGACCAAGGAATAGGATCCAGTGTTCTTTCCTAATCAGAATTGATGTGTGCAGGTTAGCCTTGTGCCTGGCATTTTCAGTTAGTCGGGTTTGAAGGACAAGGGAAATGCGTCATGATTAGGTCTGGAGTATATTTTGTTTTGCCGGATtttaattatgtacatatatatatacatatatgatgatgatatatttaatacataatatataatttatatatataagtatatatttatacttaataaACTGATAcatgtatttaagattttatttatttattcatgagaggcacacacagaggcagagagacaagcagagagaagcaggctccctgcagggagccccatgcgggactcgatcccaggaccccaggatcacgccctgagctgaggcagatgcccaaccactgagccacccaggtattccatcggattatatatttttgacagaaagagcagGGGTCACAAAATACTAATGTACTCACACAGTTTTAGACTGACATTTAAAACTTAGGGCAAAAGCCCCCATTGTATCTATCATTAGGGTTTGTTGTTTCAGCACACTGCCTTGACATATATGTGCTCAAAGATTGTGGAATGAATAACGTTTCGTGTCTCATTTCCTTTCATAATAGGACATACGTATTGCATATATATTCCTATTCTGCCCCTTACAATTTTCTGTATTATTACATAGTCTATGTAGACTTTATAGTGTTTGCATATTATTGATTTGAATGAGTTTATCACAGTAACCATTCCTTTATTGTTAACTAGAATTAGTTTTAGTGAATAGTCATTATGGCGCTGATTGCATATCACTAGTCAGAAAGAACTCTTTACTTCCAGAGATAGTAACGATCTTTGGTACAGCCATATTATTATTAGAAAGTGCCTTTTTCCTCCAAAGGGCAGATATTTCCTCACAGGGCAGACTCCTGTGATTTGCCCTAGGAGTTCTAGCCATCCAGATTGTATCCCTTCCTGTGAAAGTATAGATAGCGTCCCAAATGAGGAGAATGTagattggccttttttttttttttttaagattttacttatttattcatgagaaacccagagagagagagagagagagaggcagagacacaggcagagggagaagcaggctccatgcagggagcccgaggtgggactcgatcctaggactccaggatcatgccctgggacaaaggcaggtgccaaggcaggcgccaaactgctgagccacccagggattcccagattGGCCTTTTCTATGTGCTCTAGAATTGTATGCAGTTCTCATGGTGCCTCTGAGACAGCAGGAGCCCCTAGAGCTGCTCTGGAGAAGCTCAAGAGGTAAGAGGAGCTGGGATCtgtgaagaagtagaaaaccaaCCAGGCAGGGTAGGCAACTACAAAACACTTTGAAACTGGTTATTTTTGGGGTTCTCAGGGAGGGCAGGTAGCACAGAGATTCTTCTTTTATAGAgccagaaacagacccagagaggcaAAATGACTTGCCTAGGATCACAGGCACACTAGTGCTGGAATCTCCTACTCAGAAAAAATAATCTGTGATCCACTGATTTTGACCACATTCAGTGATTTTGGCCCCTTGCCCACAGTTCTTTACTCCCAAGTCCTTGTGATCCCTGGCAGCTGCCCTCATCTTAGAGCCGCAGCTCCCTGTAGGTTCTGACCACTGTCTCCTGTACTTTGATCCCCACTACGATATGGGCTACTGGACCTCATTAAGACTTCtattcctttgttccttttttcaatCTGTCAGTTGCTTCctggctttcctttctttccatttatatggtcagctctctccacatcctcaagccttctttttgctttattttcctgatCATCCTCCCTGATGCCCCTCCTCACCAACTATCAATCTAACTatgtgtttctcttcctctttaacTAGGTTCCTGCTTCCAGCCGTCCTCAACTACCCACTGATCAGATTTTTCTGTGATTCCCCACATTAGCCTTCCCAAACCTtcacctctctcttcctgtctcctaCTCCCCACTCTTACCCCTCTCCTTCCCGACCAGGAACTGACCTTATCTCCTACTTCACAGGGAAACTTTCACAAGATCCTGCTTCCTGCAGCTCAGTGAAGacccatcattttctttcttccttcctttctcttagtCTTAGGAAGTGGTGTTTCTCCTGTCCAGAGCAAATCCCTTCACCTCTGCCCTgacctcattctctccctccatctctgggACTTGTGTCACTaggcatctctttctctctctttcctgcatCCTTTGAGATCTTTTTCTCTActggcccctccccctttc from Canis lupus familiaris isolate Mischka breed German Shepherd chromosome 11, alternate assembly UU_Cfam_GSD_1.0, whole genome shotgun sequence includes these protein-coding regions:
- the HINT2 gene encoding histidine triad nucleotide-binding protein 2, mitochondrial, whose protein sequence is MAAALAVAAGLRVARRVVAVAGPRGAQVRAAGSVTDGSEVTKAQQAAPRGAAPTIFSRILDRSLPADILYEDQQCLVFRDVAPQAPVHFLVIPKKPIPRISQAEEEDQQLLGHLLLVAKKTAKAEGLGDGYRLVINDGKMGAQSVYHLHIHVLGGRQLQWPPG